Within the Sulfurospirillum barnesii SES-3 genome, the region TTACTCTTTCTTAAACACCCAAGTCAAAGAGCAGCTTTTTGTAGGTATCATTATGCTCATTCTCTCCATAGGGATTATGGTAATTTTGATTAAAACCTTGCTCAAACCCCTTGATAATCTTAACAGTGTGGTAGAAGAGCTTTCCAGTTCAGAGGGAGATTTAAGACAAAGACTCTCAGCTACAGCCAATGATGAGTTTGCACAAGTCTCTCGTAATATCAATAAGTTTATTGAAAAACTCCATGAGATTGTTAAAAAATCAAAAACCATCAGTAATGAAAATGCTTCTATCTCAGAAGAGCTCTCTCGTACGGCTTCAGAAGTGGTACGAAACGTGGATGCAGAATCTCGTATTGTAGAACATACCAAAGAAGAGGGCATTGCTTTGGTAAAAAGTATTGAAACCTCTGTGCTTAAAGCCAAAGCGTCTCAACAAGCACTCTCTGATACCCAAAAAGACATCTCTGATGTTAAAAGTAAAGTGGAACACCTAGAACATACCATGCAAGCGACTGCGCTTAAAGAGCAAAACTTAGCAGAGCGTCTTAATACAGTAAGCCACAATGCTAATGAAGTCAAAGATGTTTTAGGCATTATTCGAGATATTGCCGATCAGACCAATCTTCTAGCCCTAAATGCTGCCATTGAAGCCGCACGAGCAGGAGAGCATGGACGTGGTTTTGCGGTGGTAGCCGATGAAGTACGAAAACTAGCTGAGCGAACCCAAAAGAGCTTAGTGGAGATTGATGCGACCATTAATGTGGTGGTGCAATCTATTATGGATGCCAATACCGATATTACCACAAATGCACAAGAGGTGAATGCGCTAGCTTCTATCTCTATTGAACTGCAAGATGGTATGAACAGTGTGGCTGATATTATTCATAAAACCATTGATGATTCTCACCATACGGTCAATGACTTTATTGACACCGCTTCTAAGATTAAAACCATTGTCGATGAAATAGAAAAAATCAATGTGATTTCTAAAGAGAATGTGGGAAGCATTGATAATGTCTCACAAGCCTCTGAGCATTTACATGTCATGACCGAAAATCTCAACAATGAGCTCGGTAAATTTAAGTCTTAACGCACTCTTTACTTCGCTCAAGCATCTCTTTTGTGCTTGGGCGTTTTACATTAAAATACACTTTTCCTCATATTTTTAATAATTTAAAACGTCTTTGCAACGCAAAAATGTTATACTTTTTTTAAGTATATTTCAACGAGGGGGTTTGTCATGAATTTTAAGACAAAAGTAACTTTAAGCATTGCACTTCTTATGTTTCTTAGCCTTAGTATTTTTGGTTTTTTTAGTTACATGGATACAAAGAAGAATAGCGTTATTCAAGTAGAATCTAGCATCCAAATGGCATCACGCTCGTTGAGCGATTATATTGATTTGTGGATTGCTTCTAAAAAAGATGTTGTCGATGCAACGGCACGTTCACTCTCAAACATGTCCACACTCAGCGATGAAGAACTTAGGCATATACTTCAAGAGCTTGCAAAAACTGTTGGAGGGCTTGATTCTTTCATCGGATTCGAAGACGGTAAAATGCTTTATGGAAGTGGAGCAAAAGTTGCAGCAGACTTTGATCCACGAAAACGTCCTTGGTATATCGCCGCTAAAACATCAAAGCAAGTAGGTGCAAGTGATGCCTATATGAGTGCTAGTAGCAAGAAATATGTTGTTGCCATCATGGCACCTATCTTTCACAATAACACACTAATAGGTGTTGTTGCAAGCAATATTGCATTGGATACGCTTTTTAAAACACTTTCAGATATTAATTTTAATGGGGGCTATGGCATCCTTACTGACACCAAAGGTGTTTTAATCGCACACCCCAATAAAGAGCTCTTAGGTAAAGATCTTGCTACATTGGTACCAGAATTAACACAACAATTTGGGGATAATCAAGAGGCAATTATTAACTACACTTTTAATGGTATTGAAAAAATATTTGCCTATAAAATTTCAACACAAACAGGATGGATACCCGCAATCTCATTTGATAAATCAGCTGCTTACAGTTTCTTAGCTGACCAAGTAAAAGAGCTTATCATAATGGGTTTTATCATGCTTGTACTCTCTATTGGTATTATGATCGTCCTTATTAAAAAACTACTTCAGCCTTTAGATAGTCTCAATGGTGTGGTACAAGTACTTTCAAGCAGCGATGGAGATCTTAGCCAACGTTTACATGTAAAACACAATGATGAGTTTGGACAAGTCTCAGGCAATATCAATAAATTTATTGAGAAACTCCATGAGATTGTTAAAAAATCAAAAACCATCAGTAATGAAAATGCTTCTATCTCTGAAGAGCTCTCCCGTACAGCGACGGAGGTGGGTAAAAATGTGGATATGGAATCTAAAATTGTTGAAAGTACCAAAGAAGAAGGTTTGGCACTGACTTCAGCCATAGAAAACTCTGTGGAAAAAGCAAAAAATTCCCAAAATGTCTTACAACAAACCCAAACCGATATAACTAAAGTCAAAACCAAAGTCGAATACCTTGAAAATACCATGCAATCCACAGCGCTCAAAGAGCAAAACTTAGCAGAAAAACTAAACACCGTCAGCCACAATGCCAATGAAGTCAAGGATATTTTAGGGATTATTCGAGATATTGCTGATCAAACCAATTTGCTCGCACTCAATGCTGCGATTGAAGCCGCACGCGCGGGTGAGCATGGGCGTGGCTTTGCTGTAGTTGCGGATGAAGTACGAAAGCTGGCTGAGCGAACCCAAAAAAGCTTAGTGGAGATTGATGCGACTATCAATGTCGTGGTGCAATCTATTATGGATGCAAACACTGAAATTGCAAGTAACGCAACAGAAGTCAACGCCTTAGCAACAATTTCTGTGGAGCTACAAGAGGAAATGAACGCCATCGCTTCTATCATTCACGAAACTGCAAATAACACGCACGTCACTGTTGAGAGTTTCATGGAAACCGCAAAACGCATCAAACATATTGTCAATGAAATTGAAAAAATCAATCTTATCTCCAAAGAAAATGTCACGAGCATCGATAACGTCTCACAAGCCAGCGAGCATTTACATGTAATGACAGAAAATCTTAACAATGAACTGGGCAAGTTTAAGTCATAGCTTCTATGTTCAGGTCAGTAAGAAGCAAAAGTTCTTACTGACGTTTCTCTTTTCTCACACACATAACATTTATCTACCACAATTTACAAAACGTCTCATTTTACGCTTCAAGTTTGTGCTATACTAAATGAAACACTTGTTTTAAAATTTAAAAACCACACAAAGGAAGGTATGATGAACTTTAAAACCAAAGTCACCCTCATCATCTCACTGTTAATTTGTATCAGTCTTGCTGCATTTGGTATTGTAAGCTATATAGATACAAAGAAAAACAGCATCACACAAGTTGAAGCAAATCTTCAAATGGCATCACGTTCTCTAACCGATTATATTGATCTTTGGCTATCAGGGCAAAAAAATATTCTAAGCAGTTCAGCAAGAACGCTAAGCGATATGGAAGAAATGAGTGAAGCGCAAATAAAGACCATTTTACAAGAAGCAACCAAAACAACAGGGGGCAAAGACAGCTTTGTAGGGTTTGAAAAAACTGGGGTAATGATTTACGGAAGTAAGACCATACCAAAAGCAGGTTTTGACCCTCGAAAACGCCCATGGTACACCCTTGCGATGTCAACAAAACAAGCTGCTGTTACTGATATTTATGTAGGTACGGCTGAACCGATTAATTTAATTGCGATTACGGCACCTATTGTTAAAAATGGGCAAATTATTGGTGCGGTTGCTACTATGTTTGACTTAACTCGCGTTGTCAAAGCTGTGAGTGATGTTAAAATAGATGGTGGCTATGGTATGCTTTTAGATGCTAAAAAAACAGTTATAGCCCATCCAGATGCTGAGCGCTTGGGCAAAGAGTCTGTTTTAGCAGCAAAGCTCAAAGGAGATGCGGATGGACTAATTGAGTTTCATTTAGATAGTGATAAACTTTTTGCTTACAAAGCATCTACTGAAACCAACTGGATTCCAGGCATTGTTTTTGAAAAAGAAAAGGCGTATGCCTTTTTAGATGCACAAGTCAAAGAGCTTTTTTTTATAGGGCTACTAATGCTTGTGGTTTCTGTGGGTATTATGGTTTTTCTGATTAAGATCCTTCTTCAACCTCTTGATCAACTCAATAATGTGGTCAAAGACCTCTCCAGCTCAGAGGGCGACTTGCGACAAAGATTACAGGCGAACAATCAAGATGAGTTTGGACAAGTCTCTGGAAACATTAATCGATTTATTGAAAAACTTCATGAAATTGTTAAAAAATCTAAAGAGATTAGTAATGAAAATGCCTCGATTTCAGAAGAGCTCTCTCGCACAGCCTCTGAAGTGGTAAGAAATGTGGATGCTGAAGCTCGCATTGTAAGTAACACAAAAGAGAGTGGAATTGCGCTTACCAGCGCTATTGAAAACTCTGTTGTCAAAGCAACTGCTTCACAAGAAGCCTTACGCAAAACACAAGAAGATATTAATCAGGTAAAAGGTCAAGCCGAATACCTCGAACGTACCATGCAAGAGACGGCCATTAAAGAGCAAAGTTTAGCTGAACGCCTTAATTCCGTAAGCCACAATGCCAATGAAGTCAAAGAGGTCTTAAGCATTATTCGTGATATTGCCGATCAAACCAATTTACTCGCACTTAATGCTGCGATTGAAGCCGCACGAGCAGGAGAGCATGGACGTGGTTTTGCGGTGGTTGCCGATGAAGTACGAAAATTAGCTGAGCGAACCCAAAAAAGCTTAGTGGAGATTGATGCGACCATTAATGTCGTGGTGCAGTCCATTATGGATGCCAATACCGATATTTCACACAATGCAGCAGAAGTGAATACCCTAGCTTCCATTTCGATTGAACTGCAAAAAGGCATGAATACCATTGACACAACCATCCAAAAAACCATTCAAGATGCACATGCCACGGTAGACAACTTTGTTCATACCGCAACCCAAATTAAGGGAATGGTCGAGGAAATTGAGAAAATTAATGTTATTTCAAAAGAGAATGTTACCAGCATTGATAATGTCTCACAAGCCAGTGAACATCTCCACGCTATGACAGAAAATCTTAACAACGAATTAGGAAAATTTAAATCCTAAACTTTCACACTTCAGTGAGGAGCTTTATGACCTCGCTGGGTGTTTTCAGTAAATACTTCGCACCATGTTCTCTTAGTTCAGCCTCATCCCTAAAACCCCATAATGCACCTAAAGCTATCATGCCTGCGCGGTTTGCCGTTTGCATATCAATCATCGTATCACCCAAGTAATAACACGCCTCAGGCTTTACATGTAAAAGCTCACAAATTTCTAAAGCAGCGCTAGGGTCTGGCTTTCTAGGCACACCCTCCCTAACACCAAAGACCACTTCAAAATCCCATTGGCGTAAGTATTTTACTGCACACATTTTTGTGAAACTATCAGGTTTGTTGGAAAGAATTGCCATCTTAAACCCACGAGCGTGTAAAAAGGTAAGCATTTTACTTACCCCCTCATACAACGTTGTATTTTGATGAAACTGCTTTGTATAATGCGACTCAAACAATCCAACTGCCTTTTGAATCGTCTCTTTTTCTTGAGGATTGGAGGCAAAAATGTTTTCAAACAGTTTAAAAACACCCTCCCCCACAAAATAACGGTATTTATCATGCTCTTCTGCTTGAAAACCCAGACTTTTCAAGGCAAAATTAGCACTGATAGCAATATCTTCTAGCGTATCTAGGAGCGTGCCATCTAAATCAAAAACAATCACTTTTTTCATATTAATTTTTACATGTAATGCTCGTATCTTCATACGGCATATTTAAAAAACCACATACAGTTTGAGTTACACGCTCAGGTGTTAAACCAAACTTTTCAAATAAAAGCTCTGCTGGAGCACTCGCACCAAAACGTTTCATCCCAATAACTTCATCGGCAAAGCGGTACCATTCATTCCCTGCACTCGCTTCAATCGCAATGACTTTTGTTTTAGGATCAATAATGGTTGCAATGTATGCTTTTTCTTGCTCAACCAATAAATCAAAACATGGCACACTGACGATATTGGCATTCACACCCAACTTTGCCAAACGACACCCCACTTGAAGCGCAAGATAGACTTCACTGCCACTTGCCATCAAAGTAAGCGTAGCATTCTCACGCTTTGTCAGTAAATAACCGCCATTTTCAACATCACCATAAGCTCTATCATCTTTGAGTGCTTTTAGTTTTTGGCGAGAACAAACAAACGCTGCTGGTGCTTGCATACCAAGTGCCTTTTGCCATGCTTTTACATTTTCTCTGCCATCACACGGACGGTAGACATAAAAGTTTGGAAGCGCTCTAAATTGACTGAGTTGCTCAATAGGCTGATGCGTTGGTCCATCTTCTCCCACACCAATGCTATCGTGTGTCCAGATATAAAAATTTTTAAGTTTCATGAGTGCCGCTAAACGAACCGAAGGCTTCATGTAATCACTAAAAATAAAAAATGTTGCGCCATAGGGAATAAAAAGCCCATACAAAGCAAATGAGTTAATAATAGCACCCATCGCATGTTCACGAATACCAAAGTGCATATTGCGTCCAAATGGAAAATCTCCCATGCCTGCTAATTCGCTTTTATTGGAAGGTCCCAAATCGGCACTTCCTCCCAAAAAGCTAGGAAGTGCTTTGGCAATCGCATTGAGGATTTTTCCATTACTATCACGTGTTGCCACATCGCTCTCAAAATTAGGCCACTCAATTTTTGAGAGATCAGGATTTAAAAGGGCTTCAAAAAGTTCCTTTTGCTCAGGAGTAAGACTGTTTTTAATAAGTGTATTCCATTGCGCTTCTGCAAGGTCTCCTTTTTCAAGAGCACAACTAAAGCGTGCTTTGACATCTTCATCCACAACAAAACTTTGCTCAGGATCAAATCCTGCTTTGATTTTTGCATTTTTAATCTCATCACATCCAAGAGGAGCCCCATGCGCATGATGGCTTCCTTCCATCTCACACGCACCTTTAGCAATAATCGTATCTGCAATAATCAAATAGGGTTTTGTTTGCTCTTTTGCTTGCTCTAACACAGCATTAATTTCATCATAATCATGCCCATCAATACGTGAAACTTCCCATCCTTGTGCCTCGAAACGATGCTTTACATCTTCGCTCCACGCAATCGAAGTATCACCCTCAATGGTAATAGCATTGCTATCATAAATAACCACTAAATTATCTAAAGCTAAATGCCCCGCTAAAGAACACGCTTCATAGCTAATGCCCTCTTGAAGATCACCATCGCCACACAAACAATAGACTTTATGGGAGATGACTTCTGCGCTAGGTTTGTTCAAAATATTTGCAGCATACTTTGCCGCCATAGCAAAACCAACGGCATTAGAAATACCCTGCCCTAAAGGTCCTGTAGTCACTTCAACGCCTGGCACATCACCGTATTCTGGATGCCCTGGTGTTTTACTGCCTAGTTGTCTAAAATTTTTTAAATCTTCAATGCTTAAATCATACCCACTCAAATGTAAAAATGAATAAACAAGCGCGGAGGCATGTCCACCACTAAAAACTAAACGGTCACGATTCATCCATTTTGGATTTTTGGGATTATGATGAATATGTCTAGCCAAAATAGTCACAATATCAGCAAGTCCCATCGGTGCACCTGGATGCCCACTATTGGCACGTTGCACCATATCTGCTGCTAAAAAGCGTATTGTATCGGCTTGTTTTTTTAATAACGTTTTATTTTCCATTTCTCTTCCTCAATCAAACTTTAAAATAATCATTCATAATACCTTGAAGCCTTTTTGCCAAAGGTGCTTCAAGCTTTGTTAATTCTTCCTCCAACTCACGCAAGAGCCTCTCTTTTTCCATCAACGCACCATCTAAGCCTAAAAGATTGACAAAAGAGTTTTTGTGGCTATCATTTTGGATAGGCTTTCCCGCTTCTTCAGGACTCAATGTCGCATCAATAATGTCATCTTGCACTTGAAACAAAAGCCCTAATTTTAATCCAAATTGGTACAGTGTCTCTTGCGTTGCCTTATCCAATTCACAAATCACAGCTCCCATAAGAAGAGATGCTGCAATAAGTTTGGCTGTTTTATGTACATGTAAAAAGCTTAGTTGTTCCACATCCAAACGTTTGTCTTCAAAAAAACAATCAATCGCTTGCCCTAGAACCATACCAAAAATACCCGCATCACCTGAGAGAATGGAAACAAGTTTAATCTTAGTTTCGGCACTCAAAGGGGCATTGGCTATTCTATAAAACGCATGGGTATTAAGCGCATCACCAACTAACACAGCCGTTGTTTCATCATAGCTTACATGTAAAGTCGGATGCCCTCTTCTTAACTGCGCATTATCCATGCAAGGAAGATCATCATGAATCAATGAATACGTATGCATCATCTCTAAGCCCAAACTTACATGTAAAGCATTTTCAAGCAATAAAGGAGAAGAAGATTCAACAACACTTAAGAGCAAAAGTGGGCGAAAACGTTTACCTCCCACATCAAGCATTTCGCTAAGCGCACGGTTAAAATGAGGGTGGAAACTCTCGACAGTAGGAAGCTCTTTTTTTAAAAAAGCTTCAAATGTTTCAACTAAAATTTTAGAACTCAAACGATCCCTTTTAACGTTTTAAGGTAACAAAAAATTGAAAATCATCACGATCAAAGAGCAAACTCATATCATGTGCACGATTTTTCGCTAAATATGCGTCAGCTTCAGACACACGCTCCATAGGAACTCGATCAATTTGCATCAAACGATCTCCGATTTTAAGACCACTCTTTTCTGCAAAGGAACCTCGCTCAATGCCAATAATTTTAAGATCATTGTCAAACTTAAAGCCTTTAGTTTGTAAATAACTCTCTTTTTTAGGAGGCGGTGTTTTTTTCACTTTAGGTGCTTCCACTTTTTTAGCTTCCACTTTTGGTGCTAAGATATTCTCTTCAATCCATGCATTATCCCGCTGAATTTGAGCGC harbors:
- a CDS encoding polyprenyl synthetase family protein, whose amino-acid sequence is MSSKILVETFEAFLKKELPTVESFHPHFNRALSEMLDVGGKRFRPLLLLSVVESSSPLLLENALHVSLGLEMMHTYSLIHDDLPCMDNAQLRRGHPTLHVSYDETTAVLVGDALNTHAFYRIANAPLSAETKIKLVSILSGDAGIFGMVLGQAIDCFFEDKRLDVEQLSFLHVHKTAKLIAASLLMGAVICELDKATQETLYQFGLKLGLLFQVQDDIIDATLSPEEAGKPIQNDSHKNSFVNLLGLDGALMEKERLLRELEEELTKLEAPLAKRLQGIMNDYFKV
- a CDS encoding methyl-accepting chemotaxis protein, encoding MNFKTKVTLSIALLMFLSLSIFGFFSYMDTKKNSVIQVESSIQMASRSLSDYIDLWIASKKDVVDATARSLSNMSTLSDEELRHILQELAKTVGGLDSFIGFEDGKMLYGSGAKVAADFDPRKRPWYIAAKTSKQVGASDAYMSASSKKYVVAIMAPIFHNNTLIGVVASNIALDTLFKTLSDINFNGGYGILTDTKGVLIAHPNKELLGKDLATLVPELTQQFGDNQEAIINYTFNGIEKIFAYKISTQTGWIPAISFDKSAAYSFLADQVKELIIMGFIMLVLSIGIMIVLIKKLLQPLDSLNGVVQVLSSSDGDLSQRLHVKHNDEFGQVSGNINKFIEKLHEIVKKSKTISNENASISEELSRTATEVGKNVDMESKIVESTKEEGLALTSAIENSVEKAKNSQNVLQQTQTDITKVKTKVEYLENTMQSTALKEQNLAEKLNTVSHNANEVKDILGIIRDIADQTNLLALNAAIEAARAGEHGRGFAVVADEVRKLAERTQKSLVEIDATINVVVQSIMDANTEIASNATEVNALATISVELQEEMNAIASIIHETANNTHVTVESFMETAKRIKHIVNEIEKINLISKENVTSIDNVSQASEHLHVMTENLNNELGKFKS
- a CDS encoding methyl-accepting chemotaxis protein, with product MHFKTKITVTIAVLMALSLIFFGFFSYIDTKRNSVVQIEQSLQMASRSLTDYIDLWILSKKNAVESVARTLASNPQMDDMELKERLKELTKSLGAVQSFVGYEDGKMIYDSGKKPADGYDPRARGWYKQAKSVGKPAITDAYMGSSIKAYLVSVMAPIYRNNALVGVVSIDIELASLFKVIGDINFNGGYGMLLDTKDVIVAHPNKELLGKESSMKEALNKEFATKKEGLLEYTLEGSNKIFAFKVSEESGWRPGISFDKATAYSFLNTQVKEQLFVGIIMLILSIGIMVILIKTLLKPLDNLNSVVEELSSSEGDLRQRLSATANDEFAQVSRNINKFIEKLHEIVKKSKTISNENASISEELSRTASEVVRNVDAESRIVEHTKEEGIALVKSIETSVLKAKASQQALSDTQKDISDVKSKVEHLEHTMQATALKEQNLAERLNTVSHNANEVKDVLGIIRDIADQTNLLALNAAIEAARAGEHGRGFAVVADEVRKLAERTQKSLVEIDATINVVVQSIMDANTDITTNAQEVNALASISIELQDGMNSVADIIHKTIDDSHHTVNDFIDTASKIKTIVDEIEKINVISKENVGSIDNVSQASEHLHVMTENLNNELGKFKS
- the tkt gene encoding transketolase: MENKTLLKKQADTIRFLAADMVQRANSGHPGAPMGLADIVTILARHIHHNPKNPKWMNRDRLVFSGGHASALVYSFLHLSGYDLSIEDLKNFRQLGSKTPGHPEYGDVPGVEVTTGPLGQGISNAVGFAMAAKYAANILNKPSAEVISHKVYCLCGDGDLQEGISYEACSLAGHLALDNLVVIYDSNAITIEGDTSIAWSEDVKHRFEAQGWEVSRIDGHDYDEINAVLEQAKEQTKPYLIIADTIIAKGACEMEGSHHAHGAPLGCDEIKNAKIKAGFDPEQSFVVDEDVKARFSCALEKGDLAEAQWNTLIKNSLTPEQKELFEALLNPDLSKIEWPNFESDVATRDSNGKILNAIAKALPSFLGGSADLGPSNKSELAGMGDFPFGRNMHFGIREHAMGAIINSFALYGLFIPYGATFFIFSDYMKPSVRLAALMKLKNFYIWTHDSIGVGEDGPTHQPIEQLSQFRALPNFYVYRPCDGRENVKAWQKALGMQAPAAFVCSRQKLKALKDDRAYGDVENGGYLLTKRENATLTLMASGSEVYLALQVGCRLAKLGVNANIVSVPCFDLLVEQEKAYIATIIDPKTKVIAIEASAGNEWYRFADEVIGMKRFGASAPAELLFEKFGLTPERVTQTVCGFLNMPYEDTSITCKN
- a CDS encoding methyl-accepting chemotaxis protein — its product is MMNFKTKVTLIISLLICISLAAFGIVSYIDTKKNSITQVEANLQMASRSLTDYIDLWLSGQKNILSSSARTLSDMEEMSEAQIKTILQEATKTTGGKDSFVGFEKTGVMIYGSKTIPKAGFDPRKRPWYTLAMSTKQAAVTDIYVGTAEPINLIAITAPIVKNGQIIGAVATMFDLTRVVKAVSDVKIDGGYGMLLDAKKTVIAHPDAERLGKESVLAAKLKGDADGLIEFHLDSDKLFAYKASTETNWIPGIVFEKEKAYAFLDAQVKELFFIGLLMLVVSVGIMVFLIKILLQPLDQLNNVVKDLSSSEGDLRQRLQANNQDEFGQVSGNINRFIEKLHEIVKKSKEISNENASISEELSRTASEVVRNVDAEARIVSNTKESGIALTSAIENSVVKATASQEALRKTQEDINQVKGQAEYLERTMQETAIKEQSLAERLNSVSHNANEVKEVLSIIRDIADQTNLLALNAAIEAARAGEHGRGFAVVADEVRKLAERTQKSLVEIDATINVVVQSIMDANTDISHNAAEVNTLASISIELQKGMNTIDTTIQKTIQDAHATVDNFVHTATQIKGMVEEIEKINVISKENVTSIDNVSQASEHLHAMTENLNNELGKFKS
- a CDS encoding HAD family hydrolase produces the protein MKIRALHVKINMKKVIVFDLDGTLLDTLEDIAISANFALKSLGFQAEEHDKYRYFVGEGVFKLFENIFASNPQEKETIQKAVGLFESHYTKQFHQNTTLYEGVSKMLTFLHARGFKMAILSNKPDSFTKMCAVKYLRQWDFEVVFGVREGVPRKPDPSAALEICELLHVKPEACYYLGDTMIDMQTANRAGMIALGALWGFRDEAELREHGAKYLLKTPSEVIKLLTEV